In one window of Frigoriglobus tundricola DNA:
- a CDS encoding S9 family peptidase has product MKTTPVALGVLLICAAVAPAAEPTPSQSVDTSFLKKYAETRRFMLGRPQSPKVAPDGKTVLFLRAEADKPTLKLFEFDVATGKSKEVLSPAALLKGDTENLTPEEKARRERMRLSAGGFADFHFDNTGQRVLLPLSGKLFVFDRTNGKVTELKTGEGGAVVDAKWSPDGHKVAYVRGFDVYVYDLATEKETPVTTGGTAIKTHGLAEFVAQEEMGRFTGYWWAPDGKHIAYEEADHTGVEVWYVADPFKPDQKPAEQFYPRPGKKNVSVRLGIVPVEGGETVWVEWDRKEYEYLARVEWQKYGPLTLMLQSRKQNTVDLFEADVRTGAAQRLLSLAARESDREWVNLDRIALYWSKDGTALLLRDQVTTIKNRGDNLARKIDIRSSFIKIDRIAHFDPDTGAGLFQASSHPHRMHAFLMKHGHRAQPLRLDEVVQLTRDNGVHTIAGTDKLPVVVSTTARSMPVTRVYNTDGKLVGALASVALEPDVTPNVEFIPDPSEPEFNDHGHRQSNPPKEDECFAAIVRPKNFDPKKKYPVIVDVYGGPRHLHVQQAMRNWLVPQWLADQGFIVVAIDNRGTPGRGSNWEAAVYQKFGTVPLEDQVKGLHRLCAKYPELDKDRVGIVGWSFGGYMAANGVLRAPDVFKAAVAGAPVTDWEDYDTHYTERYMGLLPESKKAYDDASLIPLAKDLKRPLLLVHGTADDNVYYRHTLKLANALFRAGRDFEALPLPGVTHMYTSDPVVMERLWAKTAGFFKTHLGEPK; this is encoded by the coding sequence ATGAAAACCACACCCGTAGCGCTGGGCGTCCTCCTCATCTGTGCCGCCGTCGCGCCAGCGGCCGAACCCACCCCGAGTCAGTCCGTGGACACGTCGTTCCTCAAGAAGTACGCCGAGACGCGCCGGTTCATGCTCGGCCGCCCGCAGAGCCCGAAAGTGGCGCCCGACGGCAAAACGGTGCTGTTCCTCCGTGCCGAGGCGGACAAGCCGACGCTCAAGTTGTTCGAGTTCGATGTCGCCACCGGCAAATCGAAGGAGGTGCTGTCGCCCGCGGCTCTCCTGAAGGGAGACACAGAGAACCTCACGCCCGAAGAGAAGGCCCGCCGCGAGCGGATGCGGCTCTCCGCCGGCGGCTTCGCGGACTTCCACTTCGACAACACGGGCCAGCGCGTCCTACTGCCGCTCTCGGGCAAGTTGTTCGTCTTCGACCGCACAAACGGCAAGGTAACGGAACTGAAGACCGGCGAGGGCGGCGCGGTGGTCGATGCGAAGTGGTCGCCGGACGGCCATAAGGTCGCTTACGTCCGCGGGTTCGACGTGTACGTTTACGACCTCGCGACCGAGAAAGAGACGCCGGTCACAACGGGCGGGACGGCGATCAAAACGCACGGCCTCGCGGAGTTCGTGGCGCAAGAGGAGATGGGCCGGTTCACCGGCTACTGGTGGGCACCGGACGGCAAACACATCGCATACGAAGAGGCCGATCACACCGGCGTGGAGGTGTGGTACGTCGCCGACCCGTTCAAGCCCGACCAGAAGCCGGCGGAACAGTTCTACCCGCGGCCCGGCAAGAAGAACGTCAGCGTGCGGCTCGGGATCGTTCCGGTTGAAGGCGGCGAAACGGTGTGGGTGGAGTGGGACCGCAAGGAGTACGAGTATCTCGCACGGGTCGAATGGCAGAAGTACGGCCCGCTCACTCTGATGCTGCAAAGCCGCAAGCAGAACACCGTCGATCTGTTTGAGGCGGACGTCCGAACCGGTGCGGCGCAGCGGCTCCTGTCGCTCGCGGCCCGAGAGAGCGACCGCGAGTGGGTCAACCTCGACCGCATCGCGCTGTACTGGAGCAAGGACGGGACGGCTCTGTTACTTCGCGATCAAGTCACAACCATCAAGAATCGCGGAGACAATTTGGCAAGAAAAATTGACATCAGATCGAGCTTTATCAAGATCGACAGGATCGCGCACTTCGATCCGGACACCGGGGCAGGGCTGTTCCAGGCCAGCTCGCACCCCCACCGTATGCACGCGTTCCTAATGAAGCACGGCCACCGCGCCCAGCCGCTCCGGTTGGACGAGGTCGTGCAACTGACGCGCGATAACGGCGTTCACACGATAGCGGGCACGGACAAGTTGCCAGTTGTAGTGAGCACCACAGCCAGGTCGATGCCGGTCACGAGGGTGTACAACACGGACGGGAAACTCGTTGGCGCCTTAGCTTCCGTCGCGCTCGAACCGGATGTCACTCCGAATGTCGAATTCATTCCCGACCCGTCGGAGCCCGAGTTCAACGATCACGGGCACAGGCAGTCCAACCCGCCGAAGGAGGACGAGTGCTTTGCCGCAATCGTGCGGCCGAAGAACTTCGACCCGAAGAAGAAGTACCCGGTGATCGTGGACGTGTACGGCGGCCCGCGGCACCTCCACGTCCAACAAGCCATGCGGAACTGGCTGGTGCCGCAGTGGCTCGCGGACCAGGGGTTCATCGTGGTGGCGATCGACAACCGCGGCACACCCGGTCGCGGGTCCAATTGGGAGGCCGCCGTGTACCAGAAGTTCGGGACGGTGCCACTCGAAGATCAGGTGAAGGGGCTTCACCGGCTGTGTGCGAAGTATCCGGAACTGGACAAGGACCGCGTCGGCATCGTGGGCTGGTCGTTCGGCGGGTACATGGCCGCGAACGGCGTCCTGCGGGCGCCGGACGTGTTCAAGGCGGCGGTGGCCGGCGCGCCCGTTACCGATTGGGAGGACTACGACACGCACTACACCGAGCGGTACATGGGGTTGCTCCCCGAATCGAAGAAGGCGTATGACGACGCGAGTCTGATCCCCCTTGCGAAAGACCTGAAGCGCCCGCTACTGCTCGTCCACGGCACCGCGGACGACAACGTGTACTACCGGCACACGCTGAAACTCGCGAACGCGCTCTTCCGCGCCGGCCGCGACTTCGAGGCGCTGCCGCTCCCAGGCGTCACGCACATGTACACGTCCGACCCCGTGGTGATGGAGCGTCTGTGGGCGAAGACCGCGGGGTTCTTCAAAACCCACCTGGGCGAACCGAAATGA
- the glnE gene encoding bifunctional [glutamate--ammonia ligase]-adenylyl-L-tyrosine phosphorylase/[glutamate--ammonia-ligase] adenylyltransferase, which translates to MPSPEDTILRAVRDADRGRRNLAALATHLGAHAPELFASIGKLLPRTADPDMALNNIERLLARPEARAQVPALLENRGRELDATLQLLATSQFFADALAAYPDFLTGVFQVPRRNPSTAELIAQLRSEADAPGDDAGVLRAFRRFRDRHTLRIGISDVIRDRPLEEITRELSRLADASIEVALQHALRTASARFGHPAAPTGAPARLTALAFGKLGGDELNYSSDIDLMFVYDADGETTGRRSAVSNAEFFARVVSEVVRLLSSHTDRGFAYRVDLRLRPEGNRGPLARSLASTLSYYDTMGRTWERQALIKLRHVGGDPNLARDFLSAVEPFVYRKYFSFAEINEVKALKRQMEVKAQRAQPEDADFPRDVKTGRGGIRDIEYTVQFLQLLNGGDLPAVRQRNTLLALEALEIAGCLNPQETYILADAYRFLRKTEHRLQLLFDLQTHKLPATTDELRKLARRMGYAGARSTERGAPNDDEPVPDAGPPSGSVRGASSTLSAQRRSPLDESDPPPLDTRDLLIDPLDRFLKDLHDKTALDRTILNHLLHQSFQGEDGHSEPETDLILDPDPDAETVRAVLGRYPFRDVHKAFANLSALARESVPFLSARRCRHFLASIAPPLLRAVADAPDPDEALTNLERVSASLGAKAVLWELFSISPPSLKLYVDLCAGSPFLSGLLINNPGMADELLDSLVLNQPRTAEELHAELTELLRGATDPDPILHSFQDKEFLRIGVGDLLSKADVRVTTAALSDVADTIINQVVELVEPGVRAKLGVPDSCPYVLLGLGKLGGREISYHSDLDLFLIYAADGTTTRGEANQLYFTELAQRVIKTASRMGPMGRLYDVDMRLRPTGKSGSLVLPLAEFRRYFSGAGCQLWERQALSRARVVRGDPAFADEVRAAVRAAILGPAWCPQLVDQVRGMRQKLEATASHRSLKRGPGGLTDVEFVVQLLQLKYGREQTDVLTPNVWDALDALAAAGTLPQDEAAGLRDGYSFLRLIEARLRIVTDRPLTEVPEAADDQAKLAHRLGFDGPAAFLAAYRATTATVRRCYLAVTARERS; encoded by the coding sequence ATGCCGTCCCCCGAAGACACCATCCTGAGAGCCGTGCGGGACGCGGACCGCGGGCGCCGCAACCTCGCCGCGCTCGCGACGCACCTCGGCGCGCACGCGCCGGAGCTGTTCGCGTCGATCGGTAAGCTCCTGCCGCGGACCGCCGACCCCGACATGGCGCTCAACAACATCGAGCGCCTGCTCGCGCGCCCGGAGGCCCGCGCGCAGGTCCCCGCCCTGCTCGAAAACCGTGGGCGGGAACTCGACGCCACCCTCCAGTTGCTCGCCACCTCGCAGTTCTTCGCTGATGCGCTTGCGGCCTACCCGGACTTCCTCACCGGCGTGTTCCAGGTCCCCCGGCGGAACCCCTCCACCGCCGAGCTGATCGCCCAGTTACGCAGCGAGGCCGATGCGCCCGGCGACGACGCCGGCGTGCTCCGCGCGTTCCGTCGGTTCCGCGACCGCCACACGCTCCGCATCGGCATCAGCGACGTCATCCGCGACCGTCCGCTCGAGGAGATCACCCGCGAACTCTCCCGCCTCGCCGACGCCTCCATTGAGGTCGCCCTCCAGCACGCGCTCCGGACCGCCTCCGCGCGGTTCGGGCACCCGGCCGCCCCGACCGGGGCGCCCGCACGGCTCACGGCGCTCGCCTTCGGCAAGCTCGGCGGCGACGAGCTGAACTACTCCAGCGACATCGACCTCATGTTCGTCTACGACGCCGACGGCGAGACGACGGGCCGCCGGTCGGCCGTCTCCAACGCCGAGTTCTTCGCCCGCGTCGTCAGCGAGGTGGTGCGGCTCCTGTCCAGCCACACGGACCGCGGGTTCGCCTACCGCGTCGACCTCCGGCTCCGCCCGGAGGGGAACCGCGGGCCGCTGGCGCGGAGCCTCGCCAGCACGCTCAGCTACTACGACACGATGGGCCGCACCTGGGAGCGCCAGGCGCTCATCAAGTTGCGGCACGTCGGCGGCGACCCGAACCTGGCCCGCGACTTCCTCTCGGCCGTCGAGCCGTTCGTGTACCGCAAGTATTTCAGCTTCGCGGAAATCAACGAGGTGAAGGCCCTCAAGCGCCAGATGGAGGTGAAGGCCCAGCGCGCGCAACCGGAAGACGCCGACTTCCCGCGCGACGTGAAGACCGGCCGCGGCGGCATCCGCGACATCGAGTACACGGTCCAGTTCCTCCAGCTCCTCAACGGCGGCGACCTGCCGGCGGTGCGGCAGCGCAACACCCTGCTCGCGCTCGAAGCACTGGAAATCGCCGGCTGCCTGAACCCGCAGGAGACGTACATCCTCGCGGACGCCTACCGGTTCCTGCGGAAGACCGAACACCGGCTGCAACTGCTGTTCGACCTCCAGACGCACAAGCTGCCCGCCACCACGGACGAGTTGCGCAAGCTCGCCCGGCGGATGGGGTACGCCGGAGCGCGGAGCACCGAACGCGGAGCACCGAACGATGACGAACCGGTTCCGGACGCTGGGCCGCCTTCCGGTTCCGTCCGCGGTGCGAGTTCCACGCTTTCGGCCCAGCGGCGCTCGCCCCTCGACGAGTCCGACCCGCCGCCGCTGGACACGCGCGACCTCCTGATCGACCCGCTCGACCGGTTCCTCAAGGACTTGCACGACAAAACCGCCCTCGACCGCACCATCCTGAACCACCTGCTGCACCAGTCGTTCCAGGGCGAGGACGGGCACTCGGAACCGGAGACGGACCTCATCCTCGACCCGGACCCCGACGCCGAGACCGTCCGCGCCGTGTTGGGCCGGTACCCGTTTCGCGACGTCCACAAGGCGTTCGCCAACCTCTCCGCGCTGGCCCGCGAGAGCGTGCCGTTTTTGTCGGCGCGCCGGTGCCGCCACTTCCTCGCCAGCATCGCGCCGCCGCTCCTGCGCGCCGTGGCCGACGCCCCCGACCCGGACGAGGCGCTCACCAACCTGGAGCGCGTCAGCGCCTCGCTCGGCGCGAAGGCCGTGCTGTGGGAGCTGTTCAGCATCAGCCCGCCGAGCCTCAAGCTGTACGTCGATTTGTGCGCCGGCAGCCCGTTCCTGTCGGGGCTCCTGATCAACAACCCCGGCATGGCGGACGAGCTGCTCGACTCGCTCGTCCTCAACCAGCCGCGCACCGCCGAGGAGCTGCACGCCGAGCTGACGGAGCTGCTGCGCGGGGCGACCGACCCGGACCCGATCCTGCACAGCTTCCAGGACAAGGAGTTCCTGCGGATCGGGGTCGGCGACCTGCTCAGCAAGGCCGACGTGCGCGTGACCACCGCCGCCCTCTCCGACGTGGCCGACACCATCATCAATCAGGTGGTGGAGCTGGTGGAACCGGGCGTCCGGGCGAAGCTCGGGGTGCCGGACTCGTGTCCGTACGTGCTCCTCGGCCTGGGCAAACTCGGGGGCCGCGAGATCAGCTACCACAGCGACCTCGACCTGTTCCTCATTTATGCGGCCGATGGCACCACGACGCGCGGCGAGGCGAACCAGTTGTACTTCACCGAACTGGCCCAGCGCGTGATCAAAACGGCCAGCCGGATGGGGCCGATGGGCCGGTTGTACGACGTGGACATGCGGCTGCGCCCGACGGGCAAGTCCGGCAGCCTGGTGCTCCCGCTCGCCGAGTTCCGCCGCTACTTCTCGGGGGCCGGGTGCCAGTTGTGGGAACGGCAGGCGCTCAGCCGGGCGCGGGTGGTGCGCGGCGACCCGGCGTTCGCGGACGAGGTGCGGGCCGCGGTCCGCGCCGCGATCCTCGGCCCGGCGTGGTGCCCGCAACTGGTGGACCAGGTGCGGGGGATGCGGCAGAAGCTCGAAGCCACCGCCAGCCACCGGAGCCTGAAACGCGGACCGGGCGGGCTGACGGACGTCGAGTTCGTGGTGCAGTTGCTGCAACTGAAGTACGGCCGCGAACAAACCGACGTGCTGACGCCGAACGTCTGGGACGCCCTCGACGCCCTCGCCGCCGCGGGCACACTGCCCCAGGACGAAGCGGCCGGCTTGCGCGACGGGTACTCGTTCCTGCGATTGATCGAGGCCCGGCTGCGGATCGTCACCGACCGGCCGCTGACGGAGGTCCCCGAGGCCGCGGACGATCAGGCGAAACTCGCTCACCGCCTCGGGTTCGATGGGCCGGCGGCGTTCCTGGCCGCGTACCGCGCGACCACCGCGACCGTCCGCCGCTGTTATCTCGCGGTCACGGCACGGGAACGGTCTTGA
- a CDS encoding Tse2 family ADP-ribosyltransferase toxin, protein MKVAADGKPQVGTSGSMLGVRPTDPNNLNPNAVADVAAVDDTDLVKPGEGLSTSPNPHSRQPRRNQAVFEIETDDLDPVLKPNPDKPDHCLLEPSQPMSLEEYQRALADTRDLWQQVQ, encoded by the coding sequence ATGAAGGTCGCCGCCGATGGCAAACCGCAGGTCGGCACGAGCGGGAGTATGCTTGGCGTTCGCCCGACGGACCCGAACAACCTCAACCCGAATGCCGTTGCCGATGTCGCCGCAGTGGATGACACGGATTTGGTGAAACCCGGCGAAGGGCTATCGACCTCTCCGAACCCCCACTCGCGCCAACCGCGGCGCAATCAAGCCGTTTTCGAGATCGAAACCGACGACCTCGATCCGGTCTTGAAGCCGAACCCCGACAAACCGGATCATTGCCTTCTGGAACCGTCCCAACCAATGTCGCTGGAAGAATACCAGCGAGCATTGGCCGATACCCGCGACTTGTGGCAGCAGGTACAATAG
- the miaB gene encoding tRNA (N6-isopentenyl adenosine(37)-C2)-methylthiotransferase MiaB gives MPRKVYIETVGCQMNVLDSELVIGALRKNGYALTDAPADADVLLFNTCSVREHAEEKTFSALGRVRLVKRDNPDAVIGVLGCMAQKDQELIRKRAPYVDMIVGTGQLAEVPALVEKVRGTREPQLAVSLGRADGGRHEVEASFVSYDPARDPSMRPTPFQAFVRIQIGCDKFCTYCVVPSTRGPEQSRPPEHIWAEVRQLVDQGCKEVTLLGQTVNSYVYDHGDRRTRFSDLIAGMHDTPGLERIKFVTNYPKDMTDDVLDVVRELPKVVKYLHVPVQSGCDEVLKRMKRNYTAGYYMEMLARCRELVPGVSVSSDFIVGFCGETEASFQKSMELVREAKFKNSFIFKYSERSGTKAAERYPDDVPDDVKKRRNNDLLAVQNENSRTDHRAQVGKTVEVLVEGPSRREQSASYQASREAGATGRPVQLTGRSMADHIVVFDGTERLIGHTVRIAVTDASPFTLYGNVLTDEVIGASLTVGVAPPAPPRRDRFSLPLA, from the coding sequence ATGCCTCGGAAAGTGTACATCGAAACCGTCGGCTGCCAGATGAACGTGCTCGACAGCGAGCTGGTCATCGGCGCGCTGCGCAAGAACGGCTACGCCCTCACCGACGCCCCCGCCGACGCGGACGTCCTGCTCTTCAACACCTGCTCCGTCCGCGAACACGCCGAAGAGAAGACGTTCTCGGCCCTCGGCCGCGTGCGGCTGGTGAAGCGCGACAACCCGGACGCCGTCATCGGCGTGCTGGGGTGCATGGCGCAGAAGGACCAGGAGCTGATCCGCAAGCGCGCCCCGTATGTGGACATGATCGTCGGCACGGGCCAGCTCGCGGAGGTGCCGGCCCTCGTGGAGAAGGTGCGGGGCACGCGCGAGCCGCAGCTCGCCGTGAGCCTCGGCCGCGCCGACGGCGGCCGGCACGAGGTCGAAGCGAGCTTCGTCAGCTACGACCCGGCCCGCGACCCGTCCATGCGGCCGACGCCGTTCCAGGCGTTCGTCCGCATCCAGATCGGCTGCGACAAGTTCTGCACGTACTGCGTGGTCCCCTCCACGCGCGGCCCGGAGCAGAGCCGCCCGCCGGAACACATCTGGGCCGAGGTCCGGCAACTCGTGGATCAGGGCTGCAAGGAGGTCACGCTCCTCGGCCAGACGGTGAACAGCTACGTCTACGACCACGGCGACCGCCGCACGCGGTTCTCGGACCTGATCGCCGGAATGCACGACACGCCCGGCCTGGAACGCATCAAGTTCGTGACGAACTACCCGAAGGACATGACCGACGACGTGCTCGACGTGGTCCGCGAGCTGCCGAAGGTGGTGAAGTACCTGCACGTCCCGGTGCAATCCGGCTGCGACGAAGTGCTGAAACGCATGAAGCGGAACTACACCGCCGGCTACTACATGGAAATGCTCGCCCGCTGCCGCGAGTTGGTCCCCGGCGTGTCGGTGAGTTCGGACTTCATCGTCGGCTTCTGCGGCGAGACGGAAGCGAGCTTCCAGAAGTCGATGGAGCTGGTCCGCGAGGCGAAGTTCAAGAACTCGTTCATCTTCAAGTACAGCGAGCGGTCCGGCACGAAGGCCGCGGAGCGCTACCCGGACGACGTGCCCGACGACGTGAAGAAGCGGCGGAACAACGATCTGCTGGCGGTGCAGAACGAGAACAGCCGCACCGACCACCGCGCGCAGGTCGGCAAGACGGTGGAGGTGCTGGTGGAAGGCCCGAGCCGGCGCGAGCAGAGCGCGTCGTACCAGGCGAGCCGAGAGGCGGGCGCAACCGGTCGGCCCGTTCAGCTCACCGGCCGGAGCATGGCGGACCACATCGTCGTGTTCGACGGCACCGAGCGCCTGATCGGCCACACGGTCCGCATCGCGGTCACCGACGCCAGCCCGTTCACGCTGTACGGCAACGTGCTGACGGACGAGGTGATTGGGGCGAGCCTCACGGTCGGTGTCGCGCCTCCCGCACCACCGCGACGGGATCGGTTCTCGCTTCCGCTGGCGTAA
- a CDS encoding DNA polymerase Y family protein: MPLRHLFIDMNAFFASCEQQDDPTLRDRPVAVIPTDAETTACIAASYEAKAFGVRTGTPVWQARKMCPGLVCVPADHKRYVIMHNRILAAVRRVVPIESVRSIDEMSCRLVGDERKPEVAAGVARRIKTEIREHAGDYMRCSIGVGPNVMLAKVAGDMKKPDGLTTLGDGEMPAALYRLKLIDFPGVGPRMERRLKLYGIFTVEQFCQAPAKTLAEVWGSKVLGERWFRTLRGEDVPEAPTQRQTVSHSHILPPDLRTDEGAYGVLMRLVHKAAARMRKIGYWCGSVSVGVSFMGEDRGDSVWWEESVRVPRCQDTPAILAAAAQLWKLRVRDRKPFKVATVLSDLVPARSATPSLFDEDRKGENISHAMDDVNAEFGASVVYLGAMFGMRDAAPSRVAFTQIPDFDRRVN; encoded by the coding sequence GTGCCGCTCCGACACCTGTTCATTGACATGAACGCGTTCTTCGCGTCCTGCGAGCAGCAGGACGATCCGACGCTACGCGACCGGCCGGTCGCCGTCATCCCCACCGACGCCGAAACTACCGCCTGCATCGCCGCGAGCTACGAGGCCAAGGCGTTCGGCGTGAGAACCGGTACGCCGGTGTGGCAGGCGCGCAAGATGTGCCCCGGACTCGTGTGCGTCCCCGCGGACCACAAGCGGTACGTCATCATGCACAACCGCATCCTCGCCGCTGTGCGGCGGGTCGTTCCCATCGAAAGTGTCCGGTCCATCGACGAAATGTCATGTCGGTTGGTCGGGGACGAGCGGAAACCCGAAGTCGCGGCCGGTGTCGCCCGCAGAATCAAAACGGAGATCCGCGAACACGCCGGCGATTACATGCGCTGTTCCATCGGCGTCGGGCCGAACGTGATGCTCGCGAAGGTCGCCGGCGACATGAAAAAACCGGACGGCCTCACGACCCTCGGCGACGGGGAGATGCCGGCTGCCCTATACCGACTGAAGCTGATCGACTTCCCGGGCGTGGGGCCGCGCATGGAGCGGCGGTTGAAGCTCTACGGCATCTTTACCGTCGAACAGTTCTGCCAGGCGCCCGCGAAGACGCTCGCGGAGGTGTGGGGCAGCAAGGTACTCGGCGAACGGTGGTTCCGCACCTTGCGCGGCGAGGACGTGCCGGAGGCGCCGACGCAGCGCCAGACCGTCAGCCACTCGCACATCCTTCCGCCGGACCTGCGAACCGACGAGGGGGCGTACGGCGTGCTGATGCGGCTCGTTCACAAGGCCGCGGCGCGGATGCGGAAGATCGGCTACTGGTGCGGGTCGGTTTCCGTCGGCGTGAGCTTCATGGGCGAGGACCGCGGCGATTCGGTGTGGTGGGAGGAGAGCGTGCGGGTGCCGCGGTGCCAGGACACGCCCGCGATTCTGGCCGCGGCGGCGCAGCTGTGGAAGCTCCGCGTCCGCGACCGGAAGCCGTTCAAGGTGGCGACGGTGCTGAGCGACCTGGTGCCGGCCCGGAGCGCGACGCCGTCGCTGTTCGACGAGGACCGCAAGGGCGAGAACATCTCGCACGCGATGGACGACGTGAACGCGGAGTTCGGCGCGAGCGTGGTGTACCTGGGGGCGATGTTCGGGATGCGGGACGCGGCCCCGTCACGGGTGGCGTTCACGCAAATCCCGGACTTCGACCGCCGCGTGAATTGA
- a CDS encoding molybdopterin molybdotransferase MoeA produces MSDTRFDDVRMRGFLRRADVDTVLTLLDARTSALPGEPVPLSEAAGRVLALVVTSNVDVPAFARAAMDGYAVCAADTADATPTAPRALTLVGESLPARPFSGEVKAGQAVRITTGAPVPLGADAVLMAELAELEAADRVAARAPVVSGKHIVRVAEDVARGSVVLPSGRRLRPQDVGLLASIGTATVTAVRRPRVAILVTGHEVLPPGAVPEGHKIVDSNSPMLAALAARDGASVLPVRYVRDDPAAVREALVTAAQQAEVILCSGGTSVGTEDHAPRAAAELGELAVHGVALRPAGPLGIAFLPAPGARRDASEPPTLPVVLFLLPGNPVSCLCAYDLFAGRVVRRLGGRSWELPYRTRALPLARDVPSTVGRVDYVRVKVEGNEVVPLGTGGASNLSTAVAADGFVLVPAALGHLTQGENVTVWLYDA; encoded by the coding sequence ATGAGCGACACGCGGTTCGATGACGTCCGGATGCGCGGGTTCTTGCGCCGCGCGGACGTGGACACCGTGCTTACCCTGCTCGATGCCCGAACGAGCGCCCTTCCGGGCGAACCGGTTCCGCTGAGCGAAGCGGCCGGGCGCGTTCTCGCGTTAGTGGTCACATCAAACGTGGACGTTCCCGCTTTCGCGCGCGCCGCAATGGACGGCTACGCGGTGTGCGCCGCCGACACAGCGGACGCGACACCGACCGCGCCCCGCGCGCTGACGCTCGTTGGCGAATCGTTGCCGGCCCGACCGTTCTCGGGCGAAGTGAAGGCGGGCCAGGCGGTACGGATCACGACCGGCGCGCCCGTTCCGCTCGGCGCGGACGCGGTGCTGATGGCCGAGCTCGCGGAACTTGAGGCGGCCGACCGCGTGGCCGCCCGCGCACCCGTTGTGTCCGGTAAGCACATCGTCCGAGTCGCTGAGGACGTGGCACGCGGGAGCGTGGTGCTGCCCTCCGGTCGGCGCCTGCGGCCCCAGGACGTCGGGTTACTCGCCTCCATCGGCACCGCGACAGTAACCGCCGTCCGCCGGCCGCGTGTCGCGATCCTCGTGACCGGGCACGAGGTGCTCCCGCCCGGTGCCGTCCCCGAAGGTCACAAGATCGTGGACAGCAACTCGCCGATGCTGGCCGCACTGGCCGCCCGGGACGGCGCGAGCGTGCTTCCCGTGCGTTACGTGCGGGACGATCCTGCGGCCGTCCGCGAAGCGCTCGTCACCGCGGCCCAGCAGGCCGAGGTGATCCTCTGTTCCGGTGGCACGTCCGTGGGCACGGAAGACCACGCGCCGCGGGCCGCGGCCGAACTCGGCGAACTCGCGGTCCACGGCGTCGCGCTGCGACCGGCCGGACCGCTCGGCATCGCCTTTCTGCCCGCGCCGGGAGCGCGGAGGGACGCGAGCGAACCGCCAACCCTTCCGGTTGTCCTCTTTCTCCTGCCGGGCAATCCGGTGTCGTGCCTGTGCGCATACGATCTGTTCGCGGGCCGGGTCGTGCGCCGCCTCGGCGGGCGGAGTTGGGAACTCCCGTACCGCACGCGGGCACTGCCGCTCGCCCGCGATGTGCCCTCGACCGTCGGTCGTGTGGATTATGTGCGGGTGAAGGTGGAGGGGAACGAGGTGGTCCCGCTCGGGACCGGCGGGGCATCGAACTTGAGTACCGCAGTCGCTGCGGACGGCTTTGTGCTGGTACCCGCCGCTCTGGGCCATCTCACGCAGGGGGAGAACGTAACCGTGTGGCTCTACGATGCGTGA